The Brachybacterium huguangmaarense genome contains a region encoding:
- the ftsY gene encoding signal recognition particle-docking protein FtsY, translating to MDPVQLVEIVGAAIGGIAVIGGGGWAILRGRRRGGDGTDRATTEHDGERPAGTATATKERPAAPTWSDTLSAPAPDQERTEPDRADESTVEASALAPDETSAATVEAPATEQAAENAPAPIAPAPAASPAEEQTGAPTADEAATAPPLETPEPAADRMVRLRDRLSRSGSIGRGLLGLLSRDRVDEDTWDEIEETLLLADLGPDPTDELLAALRQRMQVLGSHEPAAVREVLREELVRLIDPAMDRRLAATRQRAEDGTVVPSAILMVGVNGTGKTTTVGKLARVLVAEGRTVVLGAADTFRAAAADQLATWGSRVGVRTVRSDVDGADPASVAFDAISEGVAEGVDVAIIDTAGRLQNKKGLMDELGKVRRVSEKALHGVGVREVLLVLDATTGQNGMQQARVFSEAVNITGIVLTKLDGTAKGGIVVNVQRVLGVPVKMVGLGEGMDDLAPFDPHGFVDALLGD from the coding sequence GTGGATCCCGTGCAGCTGGTGGAGATCGTCGGAGCGGCGATCGGCGGCATCGCCGTGATCGGTGGCGGCGGCTGGGCGATCCTGCGCGGACGCCGCCGCGGCGGAGACGGCACGGACCGTGCGACGACCGAGCACGACGGCGAGCGGCCCGCGGGCACCGCCACCGCGACCAAGGAGCGGCCCGCCGCCCCCACCTGGTCCGACACGCTCTCCGCACCCGCTCCGGACCAGGAGCGCACCGAGCCCGACCGCGCCGACGAGTCCACCGTCGAGGCCTCCGCCCTGGCGCCGGACGAGACGTCCGCGGCGACCGTCGAGGCCCCCGCGACCGAGCAGGCCGCCGAGAACGCCCCGGCTCCGATCGCCCCGGCGCCGGCCGCGTCGCCCGCCGAGGAGCAGACCGGGGCCCCGACGGCCGACGAGGCCGCGACCGCCCCGCCGCTCGAGACCCCCGAGCCCGCCGCGGACCGCATGGTCCGTCTGCGCGACCGCCTCTCCCGCTCGGGCAGCATCGGCCGCGGGCTGCTGGGCCTGCTGTCGCGCGACCGGGTCGACGAGGACACGTGGGACGAGATCGAGGAGACGCTGCTGCTGGCCGACCTCGGCCCCGACCCGACCGACGAGCTGCTCGCGGCGCTGCGCCAGCGCATGCAGGTGCTCGGCTCCCACGAGCCCGCCGCGGTGCGCGAGGTGCTCCGCGAGGAGCTCGTGCGCCTGATCGACCCCGCGATGGACCGCCGTCTCGCGGCGACCCGCCAGCGCGCCGAGGACGGCACCGTCGTGCCCTCGGCCATCCTCATGGTCGGGGTCAACGGCACCGGCAAGACCACCACCGTCGGCAAGCTCGCGCGCGTGCTCGTCGCCGAGGGCCGCACCGTCGTGCTCGGCGCGGCCGACACCTTCCGCGCCGCCGCCGCCGACCAGCTCGCCACGTGGGGCTCGCGGGTGGGCGTGCGCACCGTACGCTCGGACGTCGACGGCGCCGACCCCGCCTCGGTCGCCTTCGACGCGATCTCCGAGGGCGTCGCCGAGGGCGTGGACGTCGCGATCATCGACACCGCCGGGCGCCTGCAGAACAAGAAGGGCCTCATGGACGAGCTCGGCAAGGTGCGCCGGGTGTCCGAGAAGGCCCTGCACGGCGTGGGCGTGCGCGAGGTGCTGCTCGTGCTCGATGCGACGACCGGGCAGAACGGCATGCAGCAGGCCCGGGTGTTCTCCGAGGCCGTCAACATCACGGGCATCGTGCTCACCAAGCTCGACGGCACCGCCAAGGGCGGCATCGTCGTCAACGTGCAGCGCGTGCTCGGCGTGCCCGTCAAGATGGTCGGGCTCGGCGAGGGCATGGACGACCTCGCCCCCTTCGACCCCCACGGCTTCGTCGACGCCCTGCTCGGCGACTGA
- the ndk gene encoding nucleoside-diphosphate kinase, producing MSTERTLILLKPDAVQRSLRGEILRRIEAKGYGIVALAQRTATAEELSSHYAEHEGKPFYQPLVDYMGSAPLVAIVAEGEKVIEGFRSLAGATNPTSAAPGTIRGDLGREWDLPVIQNLVHGSDSPESAAREIAIWFPEVG from the coding sequence ATGAGCACCGAGCGCACCCTGATCCTGCTGAAGCCCGACGCCGTCCAGCGCAGCCTGCGCGGCGAGATCCTGCGCCGCATCGAGGCCAAGGGCTACGGCATCGTCGCCCTGGCCCAGCGGACCGCCACCGCCGAGGAGCTGTCCTCCCACTACGCCGAGCACGAGGGCAAGCCGTTCTACCAGCCGCTCGTGGACTACATGGGCTCCGCGCCCCTCGTCGCGATCGTCGCCGAGGGCGAGAAGGTCATCGAGGGGTTCCGCTCCCTCGCCGGCGCGACCAACCCGACGAGCGCCGCGCCCGGCACGATCCGCGGGGACCTCGGCCGCGAGTGGGACCTTCCCGTGATCCAGAACCTCGTGCACGGCTCGGACTCCCCGGAGTCCGCCGCCCGGGAGATCGCGATCTGGTTCCCCGAGGTCGGCTGA
- a CDS encoding [protein-PII] uridylyltransferase, translating into MPSDLPSDSLPARRLDHVLHHGFGDRADGQTRREQHADLVDAWLTDLWESADAPAAGAALAALGSLGRRDLGPASDLDLVLLVDPAVVDDERAATLASALWYPIWNSGTSLDHSVRTPLETEEVARDDLRAAISLLDLRTVAGDPALVKDTQSRVRRVWRSQARTRRAELIDLAEDRESRYGVLAHSSEPNLKADRGGLRDVTVIRAFAGSWLADHDHVAIDRAADVLLDARDALQAVTGRSGTRLGRPDQDAVAALCGYDTADDHLAALAESARTVAWELHRVVRAAQAAASPGGRATVGSGATRRPDLTRLEHGVIVQAGEVSVDPAVTDPLRDIAAVRHAATTGLPLSDATLVRLRRHPLPLPFSPAQRDLLMDALAGAHVADVYEALDVHGVVTGWIPAWAGVRNRPQRSAVHRFTVDRHQIETVREAQSHLAEVDRPDLLLAASLLHDIGKRADARDHAREGAPLARESALGLGFDAEDADVIASLVAEHLTLVELATGRDPSDAATLGALLDAVDRDPGRLELLRALTEADARAAGPAAWSSWRASLVDHLTERARASLAGAIRGPREFLAPQRSVEQAVLDAVHRTGVPQVLYPAPTGDDQVSQICLGAPDGPGVFAAMARVLARHRIDVRSAVVSTMEGVAVDTWWVSGTPADLPHPTALRSALARELDGRGDPAARVLEVPPGAPARTTEDIPVVTLLPSASQEATVIQVNAANRPSLLADVAEMITGHQLMVRSAHVMTLGRRAVDVLYLTDARGRPLEAPMVGRIIAAIMDAASA; encoded by the coding sequence GTGCCCTCTGACCTCCCCTCGGACTCGCTCCCGGCGCGCCGGCTCGACCACGTCCTGCACCACGGCTTCGGGGACAGGGCGGACGGGCAGACGCGCCGGGAGCAGCACGCCGACCTGGTCGACGCATGGCTCACCGACCTGTGGGAGTCGGCGGACGCCCCCGCGGCGGGCGCGGCCCTCGCCGCGCTCGGATCCCTCGGGCGCCGTGACCTGGGACCGGCGAGCGACCTCGACCTCGTGCTGCTCGTCGACCCCGCGGTCGTCGACGACGAGCGGGCCGCGACCCTCGCGAGCGCGCTGTGGTACCCGATCTGGAACTCCGGCACCTCGCTCGACCACTCCGTGCGCACCCCGCTCGAGACCGAGGAGGTCGCCCGGGACGACCTGCGCGCCGCGATCTCCCTGCTCGACCTGCGGACCGTCGCGGGGGACCCCGCGCTCGTCAAGGACACCCAGTCGCGCGTGCGCCGGGTGTGGAGGAGCCAGGCCCGCACCCGCCGCGCCGAGCTGATCGATCTCGCCGAGGACCGGGAGTCGCGCTACGGCGTGCTCGCCCACTCCTCCGAGCCCAACCTCAAGGCCGACCGCGGCGGCCTGCGCGACGTGACCGTCATCCGCGCCTTCGCGGGCAGCTGGCTGGCCGACCACGACCACGTCGCGATCGACCGCGCGGCCGACGTGCTGCTGGACGCCCGCGACGCCCTGCAGGCCGTCACCGGACGCTCCGGCACCCGGCTCGGCCGCCCCGACCAGGACGCCGTCGCGGCCCTGTGCGGCTACGACACCGCGGACGACCACCTCGCGGCGCTCGCCGAGTCGGCGCGCACCGTCGCCTGGGAGCTGCACCGCGTGGTCCGCGCGGCCCAGGCCGCCGCGTCCCCGGGCGGCCGCGCGACCGTCGGCTCGGGCGCGACCCGCCGACCCGACCTGACCCGGCTCGAGCACGGCGTGATCGTGCAGGCCGGGGAGGTCTCGGTGGACCCGGCCGTCACCGACCCGCTGCGGGACATCGCCGCCGTGCGCCATGCGGCCACGACCGGGCTGCCGCTGTCGGACGCGACCCTCGTGCGCCTGCGCCGCCACCCGCTGCCGCTCCCGTTCAGCCCCGCACAGCGGGACCTGCTGATGGACGCGCTCGCGGGCGCGCACGTGGCCGACGTCTACGAGGCGCTCGACGTGCACGGGGTCGTGACCGGCTGGATCCCCGCCTGGGCGGGCGTGCGCAACCGTCCCCAGCGCTCCGCCGTCCATCGCTTCACGGTCGACCGCCACCAGATCGAGACGGTGCGCGAGGCCCAGTCCCATCTCGCGGAGGTGGACCGCCCGGACCTCCTGCTGGCCGCCTCCCTGCTCCACGACATCGGCAAGCGCGCCGACGCGCGCGACCACGCCCGGGAGGGCGCGCCGCTGGCCCGGGAGTCCGCGCTCGGCCTCGGCTTCGACGCCGAGGACGCCGACGTGATCGCGTCCCTCGTGGCCGAGCACCTGACCCTGGTCGAGCTCGCGACCGGGCGCGACCCGTCCGACGCCGCGACGCTCGGCGCGCTGCTGGACGCCGTGGACCGGGACCCGGGCCGCCTCGAGCTGCTGCGGGCGCTCACGGAGGCCGACGCGCGCGCGGCCGGGCCGGCCGCCTGGTCGAGCTGGCGCGCCTCGCTCGTCGACCACCTGACCGAGCGTGCCCGCGCCTCCCTCGCCGGCGCGATCCGGGGGCCGCGCGAGTTCCTCGCGCCCCAGCGCTCCGTCGAGCAGGCGGTGCTCGACGCGGTCCACCGCACGGGCGTGCCCCAGGTGCTCTATCCCGCCCCGACCGGCGACGACCAGGTCTCGCAGATCTGCCTGGGCGCCCCCGACGGCCCCGGCGTGTTCGCCGCCATGGCGCGCGTGCTCGCCCGCCACCGGATCGACGTGCGCTCGGCCGTCGTCTCGACGATGGAGGGCGTGGCCGTCGACACCTGGTGGGTCTCCGGGACGCCCGCGGACCTCCCGCATCCGACGGCCCTGCGCTCGGCGCTCGCCCGCGAGCTCGACGGGCGGGGCGATCCCGCCGCCCGCGTGCTCGAGGTGCCGCCCGGCGCGCCCGCCCGGACTACCGAGGACATCCCGGTCGTGACGCTGCTGCCGAGCGCCTCCCAGGAGGCCACCGTGATCCAGGTCAACGCCGCCAACCGGCCGAGCCTGCTCGCGGACGTCGCCGAGATGATCACGGGCCACCAGCTCATGGTGCGCAGCGCGCACGTCATGACCCTCGGCCGCCGCGCCGTCGACGTGCTCTACCTGACGGACGCGCGCGGCCGCCCGCTCGAGGCCCCCATGGTCGGGCGCATCATCGCCGCGATCATGGACGCCGCCTCCGCGTGA
- a CDS encoding ammonium transporter: MDFTLDTGATAWLLTSASLVLMMTTPALALFYGGMVRSRTVLNMMLMSFTALGVGAIVWTVCGYSVAFGSDVGGVFGNPADFFGLHGSDADSLLAGSGVPFLVAAGFQMTFAVISAALISGAIADRVKISTWIVFVAVWILLCYAPLAHMVWGGGLLSGAPGSIAAMIFGTTGTGADAAATVAPIDFAGGTVVHINAGVAGLVLAIVVGPRLGFGRDVMKPHNLPLVMLGAALLWFGWFGFNAGSAGTADGTAGLAWVTTTVATASAMLGWVLVEKIRHGAVTSLGAASGVVAGLVAITPAAAAVSPLGAIVLGVVAGALCSLAVGLKARFGFDDSLDVVGVHLVGGLVGTVLIGFLSTETGLFYGHGARQLVVQIVIALAAVVFSGVVTLVIALVLKAVMGWRITPDEERAGIDITRHAESGYDLVGNLASRLDRRPMRAAEPVAAPAGPSAAPTDPTAGSDPGTDSEGRRPATTAGETR; encoded by the coding sequence ATGGACTTCACTCTGGACACCGGCGCCACCGCCTGGCTGCTCACGAGCGCCTCCCTGGTGCTCATGATGACCACGCCCGCGCTGGCCCTCTTCTACGGCGGCATGGTCCGCTCCCGCACCGTCCTGAACATGATGCTGATGTCGTTCACCGCGCTCGGGGTGGGCGCGATCGTGTGGACGGTCTGCGGCTACTCGGTCGCCTTCGGCAGCGACGTGGGCGGAGTCTTCGGCAACCCGGCGGACTTCTTCGGCCTGCACGGCTCGGACGCCGACTCCCTGCTCGCCGGTTCCGGCGTGCCGTTCCTCGTGGCCGCCGGCTTCCAGATGACCTTCGCGGTCATCTCGGCCGCGCTCATCTCCGGCGCGATCGCCGACCGCGTCAAGATCTCCACCTGGATCGTGTTCGTCGCCGTGTGGATCCTGCTGTGCTACGCGCCGCTCGCGCACATGGTCTGGGGCGGAGGCCTGCTCTCCGGGGCTCCCGGCTCGATCGCCGCGATGATCTTCGGCACGACCGGCACCGGGGCGGACGCCGCGGCGACCGTGGCCCCCATCGACTTCGCGGGCGGCACCGTCGTCCACATCAACGCGGGCGTCGCGGGCCTCGTGCTCGCGATCGTGGTGGGGCCGCGCCTCGGCTTCGGCCGCGACGTCATGAAGCCGCACAACCTGCCGCTCGTCATGCTCGGTGCCGCCCTGCTGTGGTTCGGCTGGTTCGGCTTCAACGCCGGCAGCGCCGGCACGGCCGACGGGACCGCGGGCCTCGCCTGGGTCACGACCACCGTCGCGACCGCCTCGGCCATGCTCGGCTGGGTGCTCGTCGAGAAGATCCGCCACGGCGCGGTGACCTCGCTCGGCGCGGCCTCGGGCGTCGTCGCGGGCCTCGTGGCCATCACGCCCGCCGCCGCGGCCGTGAGCCCGCTCGGCGCGATCGTGCTCGGCGTCGTCGCAGGCGCCCTGTGTTCGCTCGCGGTCGGGCTGAAGGCCCGCTTCGGCTTCGACGACTCGCTCGACGTGGTCGGCGTCCACCTCGTCGGCGGCCTCGTCGGCACCGTCCTGATCGGCTTCCTGTCGACCGAGACCGGTCTGTTCTACGGCCACGGCGCGCGCCAGCTCGTGGTCCAGATCGTCATCGCGCTCGCGGCCGTCGTCTTCTCGGGCGTCGTCACCCTCGTGATCGCCCTGGTACTCAAGGCGGTCATGGGCTGGAGGATCACCCCCGACGAGGAGCGTGCGGGCATCGACATCACCCGCCACGCCGAGTCCGGATACGATCTCGTCGGCAACCTGGCCTCGCGTCTGGACCGTCGTCCGATGCGGGCGGCCGAGCCCGTCGCGGCCCCCGCCGGGCCGAGCGCGGCCCCGACCGACCCCACCGCCGGGTCCGACCCCGGCACCGACTCCGAGGGCCGCCGGCCCGCCACCACCGCAGGGGAGACCCGATGA
- a CDS encoding P-II family nitrogen regulator, translated as MRLITAVIQPHALESVTDALREHGVAGLTISEVAGYGRQGGHTEVYRGAEYRIDTIPKIKLEVLAEDADEPALVEVIVRAARTGRIGDGKVWTSEVGSVVRVRTGEEGASAL; from the coding sequence ATGAGACTCATCACCGCCGTCATCCAGCCGCACGCCCTCGAGAGCGTGACCGACGCGCTGCGCGAGCACGGCGTCGCCGGCCTCACGATCAGCGAGGTCGCCGGGTACGGCCGCCAGGGCGGCCACACCGAGGTCTACCGCGGCGCCGAGTACCGCATCGACACGATCCCCAAGATCAAGCTCGAGGTCCTCGCCGAGGACGCCGACGAGCCCGCCCTCGTCGAGGTCATCGTGCGCGCCGCGCGCACGGGACGCATCGGCGACGGCAAGGTCTGGACCAGCGAGGTGGGCTCCGTCGTCCGTGTCCGCACGGGCGAGGAAGGCGCCAGTGCCCTCTGA
- a CDS encoding amidohydrolase family protein, producing MARAAAAPYTAPAPPPGTPVLHLTGPILLGPEEEIGEAWVAAGRIWHERPELPSSAEVVDVPGVVVPGLADLHCHVGIGDDGRGTTLAEARAQARTDLASGVTLIRDAGSIIDTSPLQAEPGLPRIIRAGRHLARTRRYLIGYADEVEPADLPAAVAREAARGDGWVKVVGDWIDRSAGDLRPTFPPEAFAAAARAAHGAGARITAHTFAAETLPLLLDAGFDCLEHATGLTDETIARAADLGVPVVTTLVNVDRFEQYAAQGEQKFPAYAAHMRRLRARRYARTRDAYDAGVALLVGTDAGGVLGHGIVHDELDELIACGLTPTQVLEAAIWGPRTFLGAPALEDGAPADLLVTATDPREDVSVLRDLDAIVLGGVRVAGRP from the coding sequence ATGGCCCGTGCGGCCGCCGCCCCCTACACGGCGCCCGCACCGCCTCCCGGCACGCCCGTCCTGCATCTGACGGGACCGATCCTGCTCGGCCCCGAGGAGGAGATCGGCGAGGCCTGGGTCGCCGCGGGGCGCATCTGGCACGAGCGGCCCGAGCTGCCGTCGTCGGCCGAGGTGGTCGACGTCCCGGGCGTCGTCGTGCCGGGGCTCGCCGACCTGCACTGCCATGTGGGCATCGGCGACGACGGCCGCGGCACGACCCTGGCCGAGGCCCGCGCCCAGGCCCGCACCGACCTGGCCAGCGGCGTCACCCTGATCCGCGACGCCGGCTCGATCATCGACACCTCGCCCCTGCAGGCAGAGCCCGGACTGCCCCGCATCATCCGCGCCGGGCGGCATCTGGCCCGCACCCGCCGCTACCTGATCGGCTACGCCGATGAGGTCGAGCCGGCCGACCTGCCCGCCGCGGTCGCCCGCGAGGCCGCGCGCGGCGACGGCTGGGTCAAGGTCGTCGGCGACTGGATCGACCGCTCCGCCGGCGATCTGCGCCCGACCTTCCCGCCCGAGGCCTTCGCCGCGGCCGCGCGCGCCGCCCACGGGGCGGGGGCCCGCATCACCGCACACACCTTCGCCGCCGAGACCCTGCCGCTGCTGCTCGACGCCGGGTTCGACTGCCTCGAGCACGCCACCGGGCTCACCGACGAGACGATCGCGCGGGCCGCCGACCTCGGCGTCCCCGTCGTCACGACCCTCGTCAACGTCGACCGCTTCGAGCAGTACGCGGCCCAGGGGGAGCAGAAGTTCCCCGCCTACGCCGCCCACATGCGGCGCCTGCGCGCGCGTCGCTACGCCCGCACGCGCGACGCCTACGACGCCGGGGTCGCGCTCCTGGTGGGCACCGACGCGGGCGGCGTGCTCGGCCACGGCATCGTGCACGACGAGCTCGACGAGCTCATCGCGTGCGGCCTGACCCCCACCCAGGTGCTCGAGGCCGCGATCTGGGGCCCGCGCACCTTCCTCGGGGCGCCCGCGCTCGAGGACGGCGCCCCCGCCGACCTGCTCGTCACCGCGACCGACCCGCGCGAGGACGTGAGCGTCCTGCGGGACCTCGACGCGATCGTGCTCGGCGGCGTGCGCGTCGCCGGGCGCCCCTGA
- the ffh gene encoding signal recognition particle protein gives MFNNLSDRITASLKGLRGHGRLSEADVDKTIREIRRALLDADVAVPVVRDFTGRVRERALGEEVSKALNPAQQVVKIVHDELVDVLGGATGELAWAKNPPTVIMLAGLQGAGKTTLAGKLARWMKSEGHTPMLVAADLQRPNAVNQLQIVGERAGVPVFAPEPGNGVGDPVLVAMNGVSTARFQQHDIVIVDTAGRLGIDEEMMQQARDIRDAVHPDDTLFVVDAMIGQDAARVAEAFRDGVGFTGVVLSKLDGDARGGAALSITGVTQRPILFASTGEQLGDFERFHPDRMAGRILDMGDVMSLIEQAERSFDQAEAEKMAGKLAKGEDFTLEDFLGQMQQLKKMGNLKKMLGMLPNMGQFREQLENFDEKDIGRVEAIIQSMTPAERNDSKLLNGSRRARIARGSGTSVSEVNALLERFKQAQQMMRTMGGGMAGGGMPGAPGMGYGKKSRGRMQSPKGGKGKGAKKMSSNPAKRAQQEREAAERAAQQGTSGSAFGGGASQGPAGGEMPDLADLDPSQLPRELRGMFGKGR, from the coding sequence GTGTTCAACAACCTCTCCGATCGCATCACCGCGTCCCTCAAGGGGCTGCGCGGGCACGGACGCCTGTCCGAGGCCGATGTCGACAAGACCATCCGCGAGATCCGCCGCGCCCTCCTGGACGCCGACGTCGCGGTCCCCGTCGTCCGCGACTTCACCGGCAGGGTGCGCGAGCGGGCGCTCGGCGAGGAGGTCTCCAAGGCGCTCAACCCCGCCCAGCAGGTCGTCAAGATCGTGCACGACGAGCTCGTCGACGTGCTCGGCGGCGCGACCGGCGAGCTGGCATGGGCCAAGAACCCTCCGACCGTCATCATGCTCGCGGGCCTCCAGGGCGCCGGCAAGACGACGCTCGCGGGCAAGCTCGCCCGGTGGATGAAGAGCGAGGGGCACACCCCGATGCTCGTCGCGGCGGACCTCCAGCGGCCCAACGCCGTGAACCAGCTGCAGATCGTCGGCGAGCGCGCGGGCGTGCCCGTCTTCGCGCCCGAGCCCGGCAACGGCGTGGGCGATCCCGTGCTCGTGGCCATGAACGGCGTGTCGACCGCCCGCTTCCAGCAGCACGACATCGTGATCGTCGACACCGCGGGCCGCCTCGGCATCGACGAGGAGATGATGCAGCAGGCGCGGGACATCCGCGACGCCGTCCACCCCGACGACACCCTGTTCGTCGTCGACGCGATGATCGGCCAGGACGCCGCCCGCGTGGCCGAGGCCTTCCGCGACGGCGTCGGCTTCACCGGCGTGGTGCTGTCCAAGCTCGACGGCGACGCCCGCGGCGGCGCCGCCCTGTCGATCACGGGCGTGACCCAGCGGCCCATCCTGTTCGCCTCGACGGGCGAGCAGCTCGGCGACTTCGAGCGCTTCCACCCCGACCGCATGGCCGGGCGCATCCTCGACATGGGCGACGTCATGTCGCTCATCGAGCAGGCCGAGAGGTCCTTCGACCAGGCCGAGGCCGAGAAGATGGCGGGCAAGCTCGCCAAGGGCGAGGACTTCACCCTCGAGGACTTCCTGGGCCAGATGCAGCAGCTCAAGAAGATGGGCAACCTCAAGAAGATGCTCGGCATGCTGCCCAACATGGGCCAGTTCCGCGAGCAGCTCGAGAACTTCGACGAGAAGGACATCGGCCGCGTCGAGGCCATCATCCAGTCGATGACGCCGGCCGAGCGCAACGACTCCAAGCTCCTGAACGGCTCGCGCCGCGCCCGCATCGCCCGCGGCTCCGGCACCTCGGTGTCCGAGGTCAACGCCCTGCTCGAGCGCTTCAAGCAGGCCCAGCAGATGATGCGCACGATGGGCGGCGGGATGGCCGGCGGCGGCATGCCGGGCGCGCCCGGCATGGGCTACGGCAAGAAGTCCCGCGGCCGCATGCAGTCCCCCAAGGGCGGCAAGGGCAAGGGCGCCAAGAAGATGTCGAGCAACCCCGCTAAGCGCGCCCAGCAGGAGCGCGAGGCGGCCGAGCGGGCCGCGCAGCAGGGCACGTCCGGCTCCGCCTTCGGCGGCGGCGCGAGCCAGGGCCCGGCCGGCGGCGAGATGCCCGACCTCGCCGATCTCGACCCGTCCCAGCTGCCGCGCGAGCTGCGCGGCATGTTCGGCAAGGGCCGCTGA
- a CDS encoding bifunctional folylpolyglutamate synthase/dihydrofolate synthase, whose translation MSPELREVYAALLARAPENRIEPDLSRIRRVMELMGDPQTSYRSIRIAGTNGKTTTARIVERILRETGLRTGRATSPHLHSPVERIAIDGRSIPEQDFIQAYRDVEPFAEIVDAESLAAGGPRLTFFEYVIAMSFQAFASAPVDVAVIETGMGGTWDATGAVSPDVAVITAIGYDHQEYLGDDIADIAGEKAGILTADAFAVIGAQRYEEAAQVLRDRVIELGADAVVEEEQIAVLDRTPGVGGQLLTLQGIAARYDEVFLDLLGEHQAHNALLAVAACEALLGDGRTPLAADVLAAALADVTSPGRAEVVRQAPTVLVDAAHNPDGAEVLVRTVRENFRFTRTVGIVGILQEKEADRILEVLEPLLDDIVVTQSSSPRAIPADRLADLARDVFDDPDRVVETASLPDAIQAAVDLAEQRGGEFGGVVVAGSVTLAAEVRDLLGRTEED comes from the coding sequence ATGTCGCCCGAGCTGCGCGAGGTCTACGCCGCCCTGCTCGCCCGCGCCCCCGAGAACCGGATCGAGCCGGACCTCTCGCGGATCCGTCGTGTGATGGAGCTGATGGGCGACCCGCAGACCTCCTACCGCTCGATCCGCATCGCCGGCACCAACGGCAAGACGACGACGGCGCGCATCGTCGAACGGATCCTGCGGGAGACGGGCCTGCGCACCGGGCGCGCCACGAGCCCCCACCTGCATTCCCCCGTCGAGCGCATCGCGATCGACGGGCGCTCGATCCCCGAGCAGGACTTCATCCAGGCCTACCGCGACGTCGAGCCCTTCGCCGAGATCGTCGACGCCGAGTCGCTCGCCGCGGGCGGGCCGCGTCTCACCTTCTTCGAGTACGTCATCGCGATGAGCTTCCAGGCCTTCGCGAGCGCTCCCGTCGACGTGGCCGTGATCGAGACCGGCATGGGCGGCACGTGGGACGCGACCGGCGCGGTGAGCCCCGACGTCGCGGTCATCACGGCGATCGGCTACGACCACCAGGAGTACCTCGGCGACGACATCGCCGACATCGCGGGGGAGAAGGCGGGCATCCTCACCGCGGACGCCTTCGCCGTGATCGGCGCCCAGCGCTACGAGGAGGCCGCCCAGGTGCTCCGCGACCGCGTGATCGAGCTCGGCGCCGACGCCGTCGTCGAGGAGGAGCAGATCGCGGTGCTCGACCGCACCCCCGGCGTCGGCGGCCAGCTGCTGACCCTGCAGGGCATCGCCGCGCGCTACGACGAGGTGTTCCTCGACCTGCTCGGCGAGCATCAGGCCCACAACGCCCTGCTCGCGGTCGCCGCGTGCGAGGCGCTGCTCGGGGACGGCCGCACGCCGTTGGCCGCCGACGTCCTGGCCGCGGCGCTCGCCGACGTCACCTCGCCCGGCCGCGCCGAGGTGGTGCGCCAGGCGCCGACCGTTCTCGTCGACGCGGCGCACAACCCCGACGGCGCCGAGGTCCTCGTGCGGACCGTGCGGGAGAACTTCCGCTTCACGCGCACCGTCGGGATCGTCGGCATCCTCCAGGAGAAGGAGGCCGACCGGATCCTCGAGGTCCTCGAGCCGCTGCTCGACGACATCGTCGTGACGCAGTCGTCCTCGCCCCGGGCGATCCCCGCCGACCGGCTCGCCGATCTCGCGCGCGACGTGTTCGACGACCCGGACCGGGTCGTCGAGACCGCGAGCCTGCCCGATGCGATCCAGGCCGCCGTGGACCTCGCCGAGCAGCGCGGCGGCGAGTTCGGCGGCGTCGTCGTGGCGGGGTCGGTGACCCTCGCCGCCGAGGTCCGCGACCTGCTCGGCCGCACCGAGGAGGACTGA
- a CDS encoding DUF4233 domain-containing protein, with amino-acid sequence MALDIAPSARAHGAQRMLSATTLTVEALVLFFAALVAHQLLPEHRVGTWTLALVTAVVLMGVAGLLSRGSWPYVVGAVAQIPVILMGLFVPAMWVIGAALAVLYVYGVVRGHRWDAEKDEVDRRVLAERERAEDR; translated from the coding sequence ATGGCCCTGGACATCGCCCCCTCCGCCCGCGCCCACGGCGCCCAGCGCATGCTGAGCGCCACCACGCTCACCGTCGAGGCCCTCGTCCTCTTCTTCGCCGCGCTCGTGGCCCACCAGCTGCTCCCGGAGCACCGCGTGGGCACGTGGACCCTCGCCCTCGTCACGGCGGTCGTGCTGATGGGCGTCGCCGGGCTGCTGAGCCGGGGGAGCTGGCCCTATGTGGTCGGCGCCGTCGCGCAGATCCCGGTGATCCTGATGGGGCTGTTCGTGCCCGCCATGTGGGTCATCGGCGCCGCGCTCGCCGTGCTCTACGTGTACGGGGTGGTGCGCGGTCACCGCTGGGACGCCGAGAAGGACGAGGTGGACCGCCGGGTGCTCGCGGAGCGCGAGCGCGCCGAGGATCGATAG